A single region of the Mustela lutreola isolate mMusLut2 chromosome 2, mMusLut2.pri, whole genome shotgun sequence genome encodes:
- the REXO1 gene encoding RNA exonuclease 1 homolog isoform X2 — protein sequence MQGLLGSTPLAGTGRAERGGPSSVAARSLLLRRKHTRARWYRGIRSCYSQLPRGRWAVGGAQASWRPARPVRVFSPCTYLLALCIALCKESPDFWVPDRLLSVGRGQDHTPIPLTFDLAPGPRVAFQPPELWGGSSCLLCSSHGLGYDPYNPELPKPPVQRENGALGRGDEPRSDILELELVNQAIEAVRSEVELEQRRYQELLETAREHSSTEAPAVAPRGPATCPTAGLDEDAFPLSFDYNPGGRRSLLGPDASYQPSPLAAATEPGSKYSLASLGRAQGRGGGGGGTLEYVPKAVSQPQRHGRPVPSSKYVLDDSKPSTDLEYDPLSNFSARLLSRASSKDDRAPKRPRGSRGSEPYTPALKKPCDPFAGCDARFSDSDDDAAATPAVVPITTSPPRAQAGPESKAPGQSGSREGQDAEEGGPRETKEMAVQYDVEDLGQPPKDPGGTPVAKPSSPARASQEPSGSKQGRPKKKSGAAAVPSLKDGIRKKDKGGGGARGRPAGKPCADRKGPQAGSPRHRTEPPEGTKKKPSSATLVASSGKSRPDRGGVPQLPNRTGGKTASGKLAERKARSLDEGPPRDAPKLQKRALSHADLFGDESEDEGPGPAAPPAAPPRLSSTSDSDSDSDSDSSLGGSPARGPRKRLKAPQPTRPAPASPSSCSSSSSGPGGGVDYSALEKEVDFDSDPMEECLRIFNESTSVKTEDRGRLARQTPKEEKTEDKGHSGLTTLFPGQKRRISHLSKPGKEAEPVRRGPAPPARPPTAQEVCYRRAQQAQRDSASWLQAPQQPAEKPSSVHISAPGEKRRIAHVPNPRLAAAPTGAKRALAASSSQPPDGPEPGSQPLKARTLSGMASKTTTTITPKRVAHSPSLQSLKKPIIPKEFGGKVPTVIRQRYLNLFIEECLKFCSSNQEAIEKALNEEKVAYDRSPSKNIYLNVAVNTLKKLRGLVPSSAPGLTKTSGRRLVSHEMVLGGKLATKTSFSLSRPSSPRVEDLKGAALYGRLKEYLLTEDQLKENGYPFPHPERPGGAVLFTAEEKKPKDSSCRICCRCGTEYLVSASGRCVREEECYYHWGRLRRNRVAGGWETQYTCCSAAIGSTGCQVAKQHVQDGRKENLEGFVKTFDKELSEDAHPGIFALDCEMSYTTYGLELTRVTVVDTDMHVVYDTFVKPDNEIVDYNTRFSGVTAADLADTSISLRDVQAVLLSMFSADTVLIGHSLESDLLALKVIHSTVVDTSVLFPHRLGLPYKRSLRNLMADYLRQIIQDNVDGHSSSEDASACMHLVIWKIREDAKTKR from the exons atgcaggggctcctgggttccACGCCCCTGGCCGGCACGGGGCGTGCAGAGCGGGGGGGGCCTTCCAGTGTGGCCGCCAGGAGCCTGCTGTTGAGGAGAAAACACACCCGTGCCCGCTGGTACCGTGGAATCCGCAGCTGCTACTCCCAGCTCCCGCGGGGCCggtgggcggtggggggagcacaagcgaGTTGGCGCCCGGCTCGCCCGGTGAGGGTCTTCAGTCCGTGCACTTACCTGTTGGCACTGTGCATTGCACTTTGCAAAGAGTCCCCTGATTTCTGGGTTCCTGACCGTTTACTAAGCGTTGGGAGAGGGCAGGACCACACCCCCATCCCGCTGACTTTCGACCTGGCCCCAGGTCCTCGAGTTGCCTTCCAGCCGCCTGAACTCTGGGGTGGGAGTTCTTGCCTCCTGTGTTCTTCTCACG GGCTCGGTTATGATCCGTACAACCCCGAGCTGCCCAAGCCCCCCGTGCAGAGGGAGAATGGAGCGCTGGGCCGGGGGGACGAGCCCCGCTCGGACATCCTGGAACTGGAGCTGGTCAACCAGGCCATCGAGGCCGTGCGCTCGGAGGTAGAGCTCGAGCAGCGGAGGTACCAAGAGCTCCTGGAGACGGCCCGCGAACACAGCTCCACTGAGGCCCCCGCCGTGGCGCCCCGTGGCCCTGCCACTTGCCCCACCGCCGGCCTGGACGAGGATGCCTTCCCACTGTCCTTTGATTACAACCCTGGTGGCCGCCGCAGCCTGTTGGGCCCTGATGCCAGCTACCAGCCTAGTCCTCTGGCCGCTGCCACCGAGCCAGGTAGCAAGTACTCCCTGGCCTCTCTGGGTCGGGCGCAGGGCcgaggtggggggggcggtggcaCCCTGGAGTACGTCCCCAAGGCTGTGAGCCAGCCCCAGCGACACGGCCGCCCCGTCCCCAGCAGCAAGTACGTGCTGGACGACTCCAAGCCGTCCACGGACCTGGAGTATGACCCACTGTCCAACTTCTCCGCCCGGCTGCTCAGCAGGGCCAGCTCCAAGGACGACAGGGCCCCCAAAAGGCCCAGGGGCTCCCGGGGCAGTGAGCCCTACACACCTGCCCTCAAGAAGCCCTGCGACCCCTTTGCCGGCTGCGATGCCAGGTTTTCAGACTCCGATGACGATGCCGCCGCGACTCCGGCCGTTGTGCCTATCACCACCAGCCCCCCGAGAGCTCAGGCGGGCCCTGAGAGCAAGGCGCCTGGGCAGTCAGGCTCCAGGGAGGGCCAGGACGCTGAGGAGGGCGGCCCGCGGGAGACCAAGGAGATGGCGGTGCAGTATGACGTGGAGGACCTCGGGCAGCCCCCCAAGGACCCTGGGGGGACGCCCGTGGCCAAGCCCAGCTCTCCGGCCAGGGCCTCCCAGGAGCCCAGTGGCTCCAAGCAGGGAAGACCCAAGAAGAAGAGTGGGGCAGCGGCCGTCCCCAGCCTCAAGGACGGCATCCGGAAGAAGGACAAGGGCGGAGGCGGAGCGCGCGGGAGGCCAGCCGGGAAGCCCTGTGCAGACCGGAAGGGCCCGCAGGCTGGCAGCCCCCGGCATAGGACCGAGCCGCCCGAAGGGACCAAGAAAAAGCCATCTTCGGCCACCCTGGTGGCCAGCTCAGGGAAAAGCCGGCCTGACCGTGGGGGTGTCCCCCAGCTGCCGAACAGGACCGGCGGGAAGACCGCGTCGGGCAAGCTGGCGGAGCGGAAGGCCCGCTCCCTGGACGAGGGGCCCCCCCGGGACGCCCCGAAGCTGCAGAAGCGGGCCCTGAGCCACGCAGACCTCTTCGGGGATGAGAGCGAGGATGAGGGCCCGGGACCCGCggcgccccccgccgccccgccccgcctcagCTCCACCTCCGACTCGGACTCGGACTCGGACTCCGACAGCAGCCTGGGCGGCTCGCCCGCTCGGGGCCCGCGCAAGCGCCTCAAGGCCCCCCAGCCCACCaggcctgcccctgcctctccctcctcgtGCTCCTCGTCCTCCTCGGGGCCGGGCGGGGGTGTGGACTACTCCGCCCTGGAGAAGGAGGTCGACTTTGACTCGGACCCCATGGAGGAGTGTCTGCGCATCTTCAACGAGTCCACCAGCGTCAAGACGGAGGACAGGGGCCGGCTGGCCCGGCAG ACCCCCAAGGAAGAGAAGACCGAAGACAAGGGGCATTCGGGGCTGACCACTCTGTTCCCCGGGCAGAAGAGGAGGATTTCTCATCTCTCCAAGCCAGGCAAGGAG GCGGAGCCCGTGAGGAGAGGCCCAGCTCCCCCCGCCCGGCCTCCCACCGCCCAGGAGGTGTGCTATCGGCGGGCCCAGCAGGCCCAGAGGGACTCCGCCAGCTGGCTGCAGGCCCCCCAGCAGCCAGCGGAGAAGCCCTCCTCCGTCCACATCTCAGCCCCTGGCGAGAAGAGGAGGATCGCGCACGTCCCCAACCCCCGCCTGGCTGCCG CCCCCACAGGTGCCAAGAGGGCCCTCGCCGCCAGCAGCAGCCAACCTCCCGATGGCCCCGAGCCGGGCAGCCAGCCCCTGAAGGCGCGCACGTTGTCAGGCATGGCGTCCaagaccaccaccaccatcacccccaAGCGCGTCGCCCACAGCCCGTCTTTACAG AGTTTAAAGAAGCCCATTATCCCGAAAGAGTTTGGGGGCAAAGTCCCCACGGTCATCCGCCAACGGTATCTCAACCTGTTCATTGAGGAGTGCCTCAAGTTCTGCTCCTCAAACCAGGAAGCCATAGAGAAG GCGCTGAACGAGGAGAAGGTGGCCTATGACCGCAGCCCCAGCAAGAACATCTACCTGAACGTGGCCGTGAACACACTGAAGAAGCTGCGGGGCCTGGTCCCCAGCTCCGCGCCCGGGCTCACCA AAACCAGTGGCCGGAGGCTTGTGTCCCATGAGATGGTGCTGGGGGGCAAATTGGCCACCAAGACCAGCTTCTCGCTCAGCCGCCCGAGCAGCCCCCGAGTGGAGGACCTGAAAG GGGCCGCCCTGTATGGCCGTCTCAAGGAGTATCTGCTCACCGAGGACCAGCTCAAAGAGAATGGCTACCCCTTCCCTCACCCCGAGCGGCCGGGGGGGGCCGTCCTCTTCACGGCCGAGGAGAAGAAGCCCAAGGACT CGTCCTGCCGGATCTGCTGCCGGTGTGGCACCGAGTACCTCGTGTCTGCGTCCGGCCGCTGCGTGCGTGAGGAGGAGTGCTACTACCACTGGGGGCGGCTCCGCCGGAACCGGG TGGCCGGCGGCTGGGAGACCCAGTACACGTGCTGCTCAGCCGCCATCGGCTCCACTGGCTGTCAGGTCGCCAAG CAACACGTGCAGGACGGCCGGAAGGAGAACCTCGAAGGCTTTGTCAAGACTTTCGATAAAGAACTTTCGGAAGACGCTCACCCCGGGATCTTCGCCCTCGACTGTGAAATG TCCTACACCACGTATGGCCTGGAGCTGACGCGCGTCACGGTAGTGGACACAGACATGCACGTGGTGTACGACACCTTCGTCAAGCCGGACAACGAGATCGTGGACTACAACACCAG GTTTTCAGGGGTGACGGCGGCCGACCTCGCCGACACGAGCATCTCGCTCCGGGACGTCCAGGCCGTCCTGCTGAGCATGTTCAGTGCCGACACCGTTCTCATCGGACACAGCCTGGAGAGCGACCTGCTGGCCTTGAAG GTCATCCACAGCACTGTGGTGGACACGTCCGTGCTCTTCCCGCACCGCCTGGGCCTCCCGTACAAGCGCTCCCTGCGGAACCTCATGGCCGACTACCTCAGACAGATCATCCAGGACAATG TGGATGGGCACAGCTCCAGCGAGGACGCCAGCGCCTGCATGCACCTGGTCATCTGGAAGATCCGAGAAGACGCCAAGACCAAGCGGTGA
- the REXO1 gene encoding RNA exonuclease 1 homolog isoform X1, translating into MQGLLGSTPLAGTGRAERGGPSSVAARSLLLRRKHTRARWYRGIRSCYSQLPRGRWAVGGAQASWRPARPVRVFSPCTYLLALCIALCKESPDFWVPDRLLSVGRGQDHTPIPLTFDLAPGPRVAFQPPELWGGSSCLLCSSHGKERPVSDRMLPPLQGAGSDPSSASLLLWGLCFFLCAVLMGLLPSEEARGEWVPHPFPAFRLPLLQILTSFFPAGRGCSSPGMRKLRPRDGEPLSRVRMAGLGYDPYNPELPKPPVQRENGALGRGDEPRSDILELELVNQAIEAVRSEVELEQRRYQELLETAREHSSTEAPAVAPRGPATCPTAGLDEDAFPLSFDYNPGGRRSLLGPDASYQPSPLAAATEPGSKYSLASLGRAQGRGGGGGGTLEYVPKAVSQPQRHGRPVPSSKYVLDDSKPSTDLEYDPLSNFSARLLSRASSKDDRAPKRPRGSRGSEPYTPALKKPCDPFAGCDARFSDSDDDAAATPAVVPITTSPPRAQAGPESKAPGQSGSREGQDAEEGGPRETKEMAVQYDVEDLGQPPKDPGGTPVAKPSSPARASQEPSGSKQGRPKKKSGAAAVPSLKDGIRKKDKGGGGARGRPAGKPCADRKGPQAGSPRHRTEPPEGTKKKPSSATLVASSGKSRPDRGGVPQLPNRTGGKTASGKLAERKARSLDEGPPRDAPKLQKRALSHADLFGDESEDEGPGPAAPPAAPPRLSSTSDSDSDSDSDSSLGGSPARGPRKRLKAPQPTRPAPASPSSCSSSSSGPGGGVDYSALEKEVDFDSDPMEECLRIFNESTSVKTEDRGRLARQTPKEEKTEDKGHSGLTTLFPGQKRRISHLSKPGKEAEPVRRGPAPPARPPTAQEVCYRRAQQAQRDSASWLQAPQQPAEKPSSVHISAPGEKRRIAHVPNPRLAAAPTGAKRALAASSSQPPDGPEPGSQPLKARTLSGMASKTTTTITPKRVAHSPSLQSLKKPIIPKEFGGKVPTVIRQRYLNLFIEECLKFCSSNQEAIEKALNEEKVAYDRSPSKNIYLNVAVNTLKKLRGLVPSSAPGLTKTSGRRLVSHEMVLGGKLATKTSFSLSRPSSPRVEDLKGAALYGRLKEYLLTEDQLKENGYPFPHPERPGGAVLFTAEEKKPKDSSCRICCRCGTEYLVSASGRCVREEECYYHWGRLRRNRVAGGWETQYTCCSAAIGSTGCQVAKQHVQDGRKENLEGFVKTFDKELSEDAHPGIFALDCEMSYTTYGLELTRVTVVDTDMHVVYDTFVKPDNEIVDYNTRFSGVTAADLADTSISLRDVQAVLLSMFSADTVLIGHSLESDLLALKVIHSTVVDTSVLFPHRLGLPYKRSLRNLMADYLRQIIQDNVDGHSSSEDASACMHLVIWKIREDAKTKR; encoded by the exons atgcaggggctcctgggttccACGCCCCTGGCCGGCACGGGGCGTGCAGAGCGGGGGGGGCCTTCCAGTGTGGCCGCCAGGAGCCTGCTGTTGAGGAGAAAACACACCCGTGCCCGCTGGTACCGTGGAATCCGCAGCTGCTACTCCCAGCTCCCGCGGGGCCggtgggcggtggggggagcacaagcgaGTTGGCGCCCGGCTCGCCCGGTGAGGGTCTTCAGTCCGTGCACTTACCTGTTGGCACTGTGCATTGCACTTTGCAAAGAGTCCCCTGATTTCTGGGTTCCTGACCGTTTACTAAGCGTTGGGAGAGGGCAGGACCACACCCCCATCCCGCTGACTTTCGACCTGGCCCCAGGTCCTCGAGTTGCCTTCCAGCCGCCTGAACTCTGGGGTGGGAGTTCTTGCCTCCTGTGTTCTTCTCACG GAAAGGAAAGGCCCGTTTCAGATAGAATGCTGCCTCCCCTGCAAGGGGCAGGGTCAGATCCCAGCTCAGCCTCTCTCTTGCTGTGgggcctctgtttctttctctgtgccgTGCTGATGGGGCTGCTGCCTTCTGAAGAGGCCAGGGGAGAGTGGGTGCCTCATCCGTTCCCTGCCTTTCGGCTTCCCCTGCTCCAGATTTTGACAAGTTTCTTTCCGGCGGGAAGAGGCTGCAGCAGTCCAGGT atgaggaaactgaggcccagagatggggAGCCACTCTCCCGGGTGCGCATGGCCG GGCTCGGTTATGATCCGTACAACCCCGAGCTGCCCAAGCCCCCCGTGCAGAGGGAGAATGGAGCGCTGGGCCGGGGGGACGAGCCCCGCTCGGACATCCTGGAACTGGAGCTGGTCAACCAGGCCATCGAGGCCGTGCGCTCGGAGGTAGAGCTCGAGCAGCGGAGGTACCAAGAGCTCCTGGAGACGGCCCGCGAACACAGCTCCACTGAGGCCCCCGCCGTGGCGCCCCGTGGCCCTGCCACTTGCCCCACCGCCGGCCTGGACGAGGATGCCTTCCCACTGTCCTTTGATTACAACCCTGGTGGCCGCCGCAGCCTGTTGGGCCCTGATGCCAGCTACCAGCCTAGTCCTCTGGCCGCTGCCACCGAGCCAGGTAGCAAGTACTCCCTGGCCTCTCTGGGTCGGGCGCAGGGCcgaggtggggggggcggtggcaCCCTGGAGTACGTCCCCAAGGCTGTGAGCCAGCCCCAGCGACACGGCCGCCCCGTCCCCAGCAGCAAGTACGTGCTGGACGACTCCAAGCCGTCCACGGACCTGGAGTATGACCCACTGTCCAACTTCTCCGCCCGGCTGCTCAGCAGGGCCAGCTCCAAGGACGACAGGGCCCCCAAAAGGCCCAGGGGCTCCCGGGGCAGTGAGCCCTACACACCTGCCCTCAAGAAGCCCTGCGACCCCTTTGCCGGCTGCGATGCCAGGTTTTCAGACTCCGATGACGATGCCGCCGCGACTCCGGCCGTTGTGCCTATCACCACCAGCCCCCCGAGAGCTCAGGCGGGCCCTGAGAGCAAGGCGCCTGGGCAGTCAGGCTCCAGGGAGGGCCAGGACGCTGAGGAGGGCGGCCCGCGGGAGACCAAGGAGATGGCGGTGCAGTATGACGTGGAGGACCTCGGGCAGCCCCCCAAGGACCCTGGGGGGACGCCCGTGGCCAAGCCCAGCTCTCCGGCCAGGGCCTCCCAGGAGCCCAGTGGCTCCAAGCAGGGAAGACCCAAGAAGAAGAGTGGGGCAGCGGCCGTCCCCAGCCTCAAGGACGGCATCCGGAAGAAGGACAAGGGCGGAGGCGGAGCGCGCGGGAGGCCAGCCGGGAAGCCCTGTGCAGACCGGAAGGGCCCGCAGGCTGGCAGCCCCCGGCATAGGACCGAGCCGCCCGAAGGGACCAAGAAAAAGCCATCTTCGGCCACCCTGGTGGCCAGCTCAGGGAAAAGCCGGCCTGACCGTGGGGGTGTCCCCCAGCTGCCGAACAGGACCGGCGGGAAGACCGCGTCGGGCAAGCTGGCGGAGCGGAAGGCCCGCTCCCTGGACGAGGGGCCCCCCCGGGACGCCCCGAAGCTGCAGAAGCGGGCCCTGAGCCACGCAGACCTCTTCGGGGATGAGAGCGAGGATGAGGGCCCGGGACCCGCggcgccccccgccgccccgccccgcctcagCTCCACCTCCGACTCGGACTCGGACTCGGACTCCGACAGCAGCCTGGGCGGCTCGCCCGCTCGGGGCCCGCGCAAGCGCCTCAAGGCCCCCCAGCCCACCaggcctgcccctgcctctccctcctcgtGCTCCTCGTCCTCCTCGGGGCCGGGCGGGGGTGTGGACTACTCCGCCCTGGAGAAGGAGGTCGACTTTGACTCGGACCCCATGGAGGAGTGTCTGCGCATCTTCAACGAGTCCACCAGCGTCAAGACGGAGGACAGGGGCCGGCTGGCCCGGCAG ACCCCCAAGGAAGAGAAGACCGAAGACAAGGGGCATTCGGGGCTGACCACTCTGTTCCCCGGGCAGAAGAGGAGGATTTCTCATCTCTCCAAGCCAGGCAAGGAG GCGGAGCCCGTGAGGAGAGGCCCAGCTCCCCCCGCCCGGCCTCCCACCGCCCAGGAGGTGTGCTATCGGCGGGCCCAGCAGGCCCAGAGGGACTCCGCCAGCTGGCTGCAGGCCCCCCAGCAGCCAGCGGAGAAGCCCTCCTCCGTCCACATCTCAGCCCCTGGCGAGAAGAGGAGGATCGCGCACGTCCCCAACCCCCGCCTGGCTGCCG CCCCCACAGGTGCCAAGAGGGCCCTCGCCGCCAGCAGCAGCCAACCTCCCGATGGCCCCGAGCCGGGCAGCCAGCCCCTGAAGGCGCGCACGTTGTCAGGCATGGCGTCCaagaccaccaccaccatcacccccaAGCGCGTCGCCCACAGCCCGTCTTTACAG AGTTTAAAGAAGCCCATTATCCCGAAAGAGTTTGGGGGCAAAGTCCCCACGGTCATCCGCCAACGGTATCTCAACCTGTTCATTGAGGAGTGCCTCAAGTTCTGCTCCTCAAACCAGGAAGCCATAGAGAAG GCGCTGAACGAGGAGAAGGTGGCCTATGACCGCAGCCCCAGCAAGAACATCTACCTGAACGTGGCCGTGAACACACTGAAGAAGCTGCGGGGCCTGGTCCCCAGCTCCGCGCCCGGGCTCACCA AAACCAGTGGCCGGAGGCTTGTGTCCCATGAGATGGTGCTGGGGGGCAAATTGGCCACCAAGACCAGCTTCTCGCTCAGCCGCCCGAGCAGCCCCCGAGTGGAGGACCTGAAAG GGGCCGCCCTGTATGGCCGTCTCAAGGAGTATCTGCTCACCGAGGACCAGCTCAAAGAGAATGGCTACCCCTTCCCTCACCCCGAGCGGCCGGGGGGGGCCGTCCTCTTCACGGCCGAGGAGAAGAAGCCCAAGGACT CGTCCTGCCGGATCTGCTGCCGGTGTGGCACCGAGTACCTCGTGTCTGCGTCCGGCCGCTGCGTGCGTGAGGAGGAGTGCTACTACCACTGGGGGCGGCTCCGCCGGAACCGGG TGGCCGGCGGCTGGGAGACCCAGTACACGTGCTGCTCAGCCGCCATCGGCTCCACTGGCTGTCAGGTCGCCAAG CAACACGTGCAGGACGGCCGGAAGGAGAACCTCGAAGGCTTTGTCAAGACTTTCGATAAAGAACTTTCGGAAGACGCTCACCCCGGGATCTTCGCCCTCGACTGTGAAATG TCCTACACCACGTATGGCCTGGAGCTGACGCGCGTCACGGTAGTGGACACAGACATGCACGTGGTGTACGACACCTTCGTCAAGCCGGACAACGAGATCGTGGACTACAACACCAG GTTTTCAGGGGTGACGGCGGCCGACCTCGCCGACACGAGCATCTCGCTCCGGGACGTCCAGGCCGTCCTGCTGAGCATGTTCAGTGCCGACACCGTTCTCATCGGACACAGCCTGGAGAGCGACCTGCTGGCCTTGAAG GTCATCCACAGCACTGTGGTGGACACGTCCGTGCTCTTCCCGCACCGCCTGGGCCTCCCGTACAAGCGCTCCCTGCGGAACCTCATGGCCGACTACCTCAGACAGATCATCCAGGACAATG TGGATGGGCACAGCTCCAGCGAGGACGCCAGCGCCTGCATGCACCTGGTCATCTGGAAGATCCGAGAAGACGCCAAGACCAAGCGGTGA